The genomic region GGATCTCGTTGGTGTTGGGATGCATGTGCTTGGGCACATTGCCGACCTGGATCGAGATGGTGGCGCCATCGGCGCTTGCGAACGTCTTGGAGCGGTAGCCGACGGCGTTGGCGTTCCCCAGCGCGTCGCCCTCCATCTCGCCGGTGTGGATGATCTGCGGAGTGATGTTCTCCGCGGCCAGCGCCGGCCGCAGCAGGTGGGTTGCGCCGCATCCGGCGGCAAAAGCGGTGGCGATCGACAGTCCGATTGCAAGGCGATTCATGGATGATCCTCCCCATCAAGAATTGTTCTTGTGGGCTTCATGCTATTGCGCCGAAAGGCCGATGGCCAGCGCCTTCGGTCCTGCTTCTCAAGCCAGCCCGGCTGCTTTATGGTGCCGCCAGCCGAACGGAGGAAACCAATGAAGAACACGATAGCCAGGCTCGCGGGCGCGCTGCTCGCGCTGACGCTCACCACCGGTCTTGCCGCGGCGCAAAGCAAGGTCACGATCGCGATCGGCGGCGGCTCCTGTTTGTGCTATTTGCCGACGGTGCTGGCAAAGCAGCTCGGCGAATACGACAAGGCGGGTCTCGACGTTGAGCTCGTGGACCTCAAGGGCGGCTCGGACGCGCTCAAGGCCGTGCTCGGCGGCAGCGCCGACGTGGTCTCCGGCTATTTCGACCATTGCGTCAACCTCGCGGCCAAGAAGCAGGAGCTTCAGGCCTTCGTGGTCTATGACCGTTATCCCGGCCTCGTGCTGGTGGTTTCGCCGTCGCACACCAACGAGATCAAGTCGATCAAGGACCTCGCCGGCAAGAAGGTCGGCGTCAGCGCGCCCGGCTCCTCCACTGACTTCTTCCTGAAGTATATGCTGAAGAAGAATGGCGTCGATCCCGCCAGCACCGCCGTGATCGGCGTTGGCCTCGGCGCCACTGCGGTCGCCGCCATGGAGCAGGGCCAGATCGATGCGGCCGTGATGCTCGATCCCTCCGTGACCGTGCTCCAGGGCAGCCACAAGGATCTGCGCATCCTCTCGGACACCCGCACGCAAAAGGATACGCTTGAGACGTTCGGCGGCGAATATCCGGGCGGCGCGCTGTACTCGACCGCGGCCTGGGTCGCCGGCCACGAGAAGGAGACGCAGGCGCTGACCAACGCGATCCTGGGCACGCTCGCCTGGATCCACTCGCACTCGCCCGAGGAGATCATGGCGAAGATGCCGGAGGAGACGGTTGGCAAGAACAAGGACCTCTATCTCGCGGCACT from Bradyrhizobium lupini harbors:
- a CDS encoding ABC transporter substrate-binding protein, which translates into the protein MKNTIARLAGALLALTLTTGLAAAQSKVTIAIGGGSCLCYLPTVLAKQLGEYDKAGLDVELVDLKGGSDALKAVLGGSADVVSGYFDHCVNLAAKKQELQAFVVYDRYPGLVLVVSPSHTNEIKSIKDLAGKKVGVSAPGSSTDFFLKYMLKKNGVDPASTAVIGVGLGATAVAAMEQGQIDAAVMLDPSVTVLQGSHKDLRILSDTRTQKDTLETFGGEYPGGALYSTAAWVAGHEKETQALTNAILGTLAWIHSHSPEEIMAKMPEETVGKNKDLYLAALKNTIPMFSETGKMDPKGADAVLAVFSVGSPEVANAKIDVSKTFTNKYVEQAKKTTGSVK
- a CDS encoding cupin domain-containing protein → MNRLAIGLSIATAFAAGCGATHLLRPALAAENITPQIIHTGEMEGDALGNANAVGYRSKTFASADGATISIQVGNVPKHMHPNTNEIQYILEGTGTIWFGDKEVTVKPGDLVIIPKGTPHGGTKPISGQVKAIAIKTPPQAPDDTKLLD